A region from the Helicobacter kayseriensis genome encodes:
- a CDS encoding FtsW/RodA/SpoVE family cell cycle protein gives MSKRIFYSVVILISLSIVMVYSLSIYVAMSYGYAPTHFVQRQIIAAIISILLIWAISHFNIDNFLSWFGWFLLIGSFLCILVMPLLPESLASSAGGAKRWIRLAGFSFAPLEFFKIGFVFFLAWSFARKFSHDHSLSTVEEIKKFLPYIVLFMACMGAVVVFQNDFGQAFLLALTMCLMFIYSGGSIKAVSFWFILAIVATLAVIALSPHRILRIKTWWAVAQDFILSIFPSKFADFFRVEDFPEPYQIYHAGNAIWNGGFFGSGVGDGIVKLGFLSEVHTDMILAGISEELGFIGILFLCCLFIWGILHPIFKIANRVENKVYSLFCIGVACLLCFSFLINAFGVTGIIPIKGIAVPFLSYGGSSLMANCIALGLVLGIARKISS, from the coding sequence ATGTCAAAACGCATTTTTTATTCTGTTGTTATTTTGATTAGTCTTAGTATCGTTATGGTTTATTCTCTCTCAATTTATGTGGCAATGTCTTATGGATATGCACCCACTCATTTTGTGCAAAGACAGATCATTGCAGCGATTATTTCGATTCTTTTGATTTGGGCAATTTCTCATTTTAATATTGATAATTTTTTGAGTTGGTTTGGTTGGTTTTTGTTGATTGGATCTTTTTTGTGTATTTTGGTGATGCCTTTGTTGCCTGAGAGTTTGGCTTCAAGCGCTGGAGGAGCGAAACGCTGGATCAGATTGGCAGGATTCTCATTTGCTCCGCTTGAGTTTTTTAAAATTGGATTTGTGTTTTTCTTGGCATGGAGTTTTGCGCGTAAATTTTCCCATGATCATAGTCTTTCAACCGTCGAAGAGATCAAAAAATTTCTGCCTTATATTGTTTTGTTTATGGCTTGTATGGGTGCTGTTGTGGTTTTTCAAAATGACTTTGGGCAAGCCTTTTTGTTGGCATTGACGATGTGTTTGATGTTTATTTATTCTGGAGGAAGTATCAAGGCTGTCTCATTTTGGTTTATCCTAGCTATTGTTGCGACTCTAGCAGTTATTGCCTTAAGTCCTCATCGAATCTTGCGTATCAAAACTTGGTGGGCTGTCGCACAAGATTTTATTCTTTCTATTTTTCCAAGTAAATTTGCTGATTTCTTTCGCGTTGAAGATTTTCCTGAGCCCTATCAAATCTATCACGCGGGGAATGCGATATGGAATGGAGGATTTTTTGGGAGCGGAGTTGGCGATGGGATTGTGAAGCTTGGGTTTTTGAGTGAAGTGCATACAGATATGATCTTGGCAGGAATCTCTGAAGAGCTAGGATTTATAGGGATTTTATTTTTGTGTTGTTTGTTTATTTGGGGGATTTTGCATCCTATTTTTAAGATTGCTAATCGTGTAGAAAATAAAGTGTATTCCTTGTTTTGTATTGGGGTGGCTTGCTTGCTTTGCTTTTCATTTTTGATCAATGCTTTTGGTGTGACTGGAATCATCCCCATTAAGGGGATTGCTGTCCCCTTTTTGAGTTATGGGGGTAGCTCACTGATGGCAAACTGCATCGCTCTTGGGCTCGTTTTGGGGATTGCTAGAAAAATCTCTTCTTAG